One genomic window of Methanosarcina acetivorans C2A includes the following:
- a CDS encoding DEAD/DEAH box helicase family protein, with amino-acid sequence MTNFAFLETEWPSLYEAAEKASNAVYPDPRTACFYARRALELAVQWMYKHDYTLLLPYQDNLSALVHEPTFKKAAGEAIFNKARIIIRLGNQAVHSNSTVLLHDSLTAVSELFHISYWLARTYARKEKPEPGLSFNPDELPKTTVPKQTIEQLQKLEASLQEKDEKLSELLADKSAMDEELKRLRAEVAKAKEASTLLPDTHDYSEAETRKSLIDLLLKEAGWPLDKTQDKEFEVLGMPNKNGVGYVDYVLWGDDGKPLALVEAKRTTKDPQVGQQQAKLYANCLENQFGQRPVIFYSNGYETWIWDDSLYPPRQVQGFYKKAELELLIQRRSSRRPLSEAEINSAIVERYYQTRAIRRIGEAFEQDNDRKALIVMATGAGKTRTVIALCDLLMRCNWVKRVLFLADRVALVNQAVNAFKRHLPDSAPVNLVTEKDTEGRVFVSTYPTMMKQIEEINGGQRRFGVGHFDLVIIDEAHRSVFKKYRAIFDYFDSLLVGLTATPKNEIERNTYSLFDLEPGVPTDAYQLEEAVKDGFLVPPKAVSVPLKFQRQGINYDELSDEDKEQWEALDWGDEDGEIPERVEAEAVNKWLFNKDTVDKVLAHLMERGLKVAGGDRLGKTILFAKNQAHAEYVAERFNVNYPHFKGEFARVITFKTEYAQSLIDNFSIKEKDPHIALSVDMLDTGIDVPEVVNLVFFKLVRSKTKFWQMVGRGTRLCPDLFEPGEDKRFFYLFDYCQNLEFFSQNPETTEGALGDSLGTRLFKSRLELLSELDKKLEADSDCEVGTETREIYGEPITEAEVRHSIAETLHSEIASMNLDNFVVRPKRRLVERYSRSEAWLKLSGEDLSELSHEVAGLPSEMEPEAEEAKRFDLLVLNLQLALLRAEPAFERLRNQVRDIAGLLEEKSAIPMVRDQMALILDVQTDEWWENVTTPMLETLRRRLRDIVKLIEKHRRKPIYTDFEDEMGSENNVELPGFAAAGDFEKFRAKTRAFLLEHQDQAVIHKLRMNKPLTAADLDELERILSESGLGGPEEIAHAKEVSNGLGLFVRSLIGLDREAAKQSFARFLAGKTLVANQIEFINRIIDHLTEHGAMDAALLYESPFTDLTPQGPDGLFTSAQVDELIAALEQITATALVFSSSQQITA; translated from the coding sequence ATGACCAACTTTGCCTTTCTCGAAACCGAATGGCCTTCTCTGTATGAGGCAGCCGAAAAAGCCTCAAATGCAGTTTATCCTGACCCTCGCACTGCCTGTTTTTACGCTCGCAGGGCTCTGGAACTGGCTGTGCAGTGGATGTATAAACATGATTATACACTGCTCCTGCCGTATCAGGATAATTTGAGTGCTCTTGTCCATGAGCCCACATTCAAGAAAGCTGCGGGAGAGGCAATCTTCAACAAAGCGCGTATCATAATCCGGCTTGGAAACCAGGCCGTGCACAGCAACAGCACAGTTCTGCTGCATGATTCATTAACAGCCGTGAGTGAGCTTTTCCACATCAGCTACTGGCTTGCCCGCACCTATGCCCGGAAAGAAAAGCCTGAACCCGGGCTGAGCTTCAATCCTGACGAACTGCCGAAAACAACCGTCCCGAAGCAGACGATAGAGCAGCTCCAGAAACTGGAAGCAAGCCTTCAGGAAAAGGACGAAAAACTCTCTGAGCTCTTGGCCGACAAATCCGCAATGGACGAAGAACTCAAACGCCTGCGGGCCGAGGTCGCAAAAGCAAAAGAAGCTTCAACCTTGCTACCGGACACCCACGATTATTCCGAAGCTGAGACCCGCAAAAGCTTGATCGACCTCCTGCTTAAAGAAGCCGGCTGGCCCCTAGACAAAACTCAGGACAAGGAATTTGAAGTATTGGGCATGCCAAACAAAAACGGAGTCGGCTATGTAGACTACGTGCTCTGGGGCGACGACGGAAAGCCCCTTGCCCTCGTGGAAGCAAAACGCACCACAAAAGACCCGCAGGTCGGCCAGCAGCAGGCAAAACTCTACGCCAACTGCCTCGAAAATCAGTTCGGGCAAAGACCGGTGATCTTTTACTCAAACGGGTATGAAACCTGGATCTGGGACGATTCCCTATATCCGCCGAGGCAGGTGCAGGGATTCTACAAAAAAGCCGAACTGGAACTCCTCATCCAGCGGCGCAGCAGTCGCAGACCTCTCTCCGAAGCAGAAATTAACTCCGCCATTGTCGAACGCTACTATCAAACCCGTGCCATCCGCCGTATCGGGGAAGCCTTCGAGCAGGACAACGACAGAAAAGCTCTGATAGTAATGGCAACAGGCGCCGGCAAAACCCGCACGGTCATTGCACTCTGCGACCTCCTGATGCGCTGCAACTGGGTTAAACGTGTGCTCTTCCTTGCCGATAGGGTGGCTCTGGTCAATCAGGCGGTAAACGCCTTCAAACGGCACCTCCCCGATTCCGCACCTGTAAACCTTGTCACGGAAAAGGACACGGAAGGCAGGGTGTTCGTTTCAACCTATCCTACAATGATGAAACAGATAGAAGAAATAAACGGTGGACAGCGCCGTTTTGGAGTCGGACACTTTGACCTTGTGATTATTGACGAAGCCCACCGCTCGGTCTTCAAAAAATACAGAGCGATTTTCGATTACTTTGATTCCCTCCTTGTGGGCCTTACAGCAACGCCCAAAAATGAAATCGAACGTAATACCTACAGCCTCTTTGACCTCGAACCCGGGGTTCCTACCGACGCCTACCAGCTCGAAGAAGCCGTAAAAGACGGTTTCCTTGTCCCTCCAAAAGCGGTTTCAGTGCCCCTGAAATTCCAGCGCCAGGGGATTAATTACGATGAGCTCTCCGATGAGGATAAGGAGCAGTGGGAAGCTCTGGACTGGGGGGACGAGGACGGCGAAATCCCTGAAAGGGTGGAAGCCGAAGCCGTCAACAAATGGCTGTTTAACAAGGACACCGTGGACAAAGTGCTGGCACACCTGATGGAGAGGGGCCTGAAAGTCGCTGGCGGTGACCGCCTGGGCAAGACCATTCTCTTTGCCAAAAATCAGGCTCATGCTGAGTATGTTGCCGAAAGGTTCAATGTCAACTATCCGCATTTCAAAGGTGAATTCGCCCGCGTTATCACTTTCAAGACCGAATATGCCCAGAGCCTGATAGACAATTTTTCGATCAAGGAAAAAGACCCCCACATTGCTCTCTCGGTAGACATGCTTGATACCGGGATCGATGTGCCGGAAGTAGTGAATCTTGTATTCTTCAAACTGGTGCGCTCAAAGACAAAGTTCTGGCAGATGGTAGGGCGCGGAACCAGGCTCTGTCCTGACCTTTTCGAACCGGGAGAAGACAAACGGTTCTTTTATCTTTTCGATTACTGCCAGAACCTGGAGTTCTTCAGCCAGAACCCGGAAACCACTGAAGGTGCACTGGGCGATTCTCTTGGCACACGCCTGTTCAAATCACGACTTGAATTACTCTCTGAACTGGACAAAAAACTGGAAGCTGACAGCGATTGTGAAGTCGGTACAGAAACCCGTGAAATCTATGGCGAACCGATAACAGAAGCCGAAGTTCGCCACTCAATTGCCGAAACGCTGCACAGTGAAATTGCCTCGATGAATCTGGACAATTTCGTCGTGCGTCCCAAACGGCGGCTGGTCGAGAGATACTCAAGATCCGAAGCCTGGTTAAAGCTGTCGGGAGAAGACCTCTCCGAGCTTTCACATGAAGTTGCCGGCCTGCCCTCGGAGATGGAACCGGAGGCTGAAGAGGCAAAGCGTTTTGACCTTCTTGTCCTGAACCTACAGCTGGCTTTACTGCGTGCTGAACCCGCCTTTGAACGTTTGCGTAACCAGGTGAGAGACATTGCTGGTCTCCTTGAAGAAAAATCAGCCATCCCGATGGTACGCGATCAGATGGCTCTGATTCTGGATGTGCAGACCGACGAATGGTGGGAAAATGTTACAACTCCCATGCTGGAAACGCTTAGACGGCGTCTCCGTGACATTGTGAAACTGATTGAAAAACACCGCAGAAAGCCTATTTACACAGATTTCGAAGACGAAATGGGCAGTGAAAACAATGTTGAATTGCCTGGCTTTGCTGCAGCCGGAGATTTCGAAAAGTTTCGTGCCAAGACCCGGGCCTTCCTCCTGGAACATCAGGACCAGGCCGTCATCCATAAGCTCAGGATGAACAAGCCATTGACTGCAGCTGATCTCGATGAGCTGGAGCGGATACTTTCTGAAAGCGGATTGGGAGGACCGGAAGAAATTGCCCATGCCAAAGAGGTATCAAACGGACTTGGCCTCTTCGTACGCTCCCTGATAGGACTTGATAGGGAAGCTGCAAAACAGTCTTTTGCCAGATTCCTGGCAGGTAAGACTCTGGTTGCAAACCAGATAGAGTTCATAAACCGGATAATTGACCATCTTACCGAACACGGAGCAATGGATGCTGCATTGCTTTACGAGTCTCCATTTACTGACCTTACGCCACAGGGTCCTGATGGGCTTTTCACCTCTGCCCAGGTGGATGAGTTGATAGCAGCGCTGGAACAGATTACAGCAACAGCACTTGTTTTCTCGAGTTCGCAACAGATCACTGCTTGA
- the mtbC gene encoding dimethylamine corrinoid protein MtbC encodes MADIEGLLHEVADAVISCKKEKVLEAVEKARAEVPPEEIIEKGLSAGMNQVGVLFERGKLFLPHVMMAADAMTTGVKLLEADLPAGAEKKLGVIVNGTVEGDVHDIGKSIVSTMLQSAGFEVHDIGRDVPIRDFIEKAKETDADMIGISALMTTTLQGQRDVIELLKEEGLRSRVKVMVGGAPATQAWADKIGADCYAENASEAVAKAKELLL; translated from the coding sequence ATGGCAGATATTGAAGGATTACTCCACGAGGTTGCCGATGCGGTAATCTCCTGTAAAAAAGAAAAGGTGCTCGAGGCGGTGGAAAAAGCCAGAGCTGAGGTCCCACCGGAAGAGATTATTGAAAAAGGGCTTTCTGCTGGTATGAACCAGGTGGGGGTTCTCTTTGAGAGGGGGAAACTCTTCCTGCCCCATGTGATGATGGCAGCAGATGCAATGACAACAGGCGTCAAGCTCCTTGAGGCTGATCTCCCGGCAGGGGCTGAAAAGAAGCTTGGAGTTATTGTTAACGGGACTGTGGAAGGCGACGTCCACGACATAGGGAAGTCGATCGTCTCGACCATGCTGCAGTCCGCTGGTTTTGAAGTCCATGACATAGGCAGGGACGTTCCTATCAGAGATTTTATTGAAAAGGCAAAGGAAACCGATGCCGATATGATAGGGATTTCCGCCCTTATGACCACGACCCTTCAGGGGCAGAGGGACGTTATTGAGCTTCTGAAAGAAGAAGGGCTGCGCAGCCGGGTCAAGGTCATGGTCGGAGGAGCTCCTGCAACCCAGGCCTGGGCAGATAAAATAGGTGCTGACTGCTACGCCGAAAACGCAAGCGAAGCCGTGGCAAAGGCAAAGGAACTGCTGCTCTGA
- a CDS encoding superoxide dismutase family protein, with the protein MKTGLILLMIISTVLMFATVGSAQDNSTDSAAAVMKDANGSTVGFATFTKDDFGMVRIQVFASNLTPGLHGIHIHEKANCTGPSFTSAGGHYNPLGKEHGFNNLKGPHAGDLPNLVVGQDGTGYMDVTTNLVTLSPGNTTLFPANGTSLVIHADPDDQITNPSGNSGARIACGAIEKR; encoded by the coding sequence ATGAAAACCGGACTGATATTATTGATGATCATCTCGACAGTACTGATGTTTGCAACCGTGGGCTCTGCCCAGGATAACTCCACAGACAGTGCTGCAGCTGTCATGAAGGACGCGAATGGCAGTACTGTAGGGTTTGCTACCTTTACCAAGGACGACTTTGGCATGGTTCGGATTCAGGTCTTTGCTAGCAACCTGACGCCGGGCCTTCATGGCATCCACATCCACGAGAAAGCGAACTGCACCGGGCCGTCTTTCACTTCTGCAGGCGGACACTACAACCCTCTGGGCAAAGAGCATGGGTTTAACAACCTGAAAGGTCCCCATGCAGGAGATCTGCCCAATCTCGTAGTAGGGCAGGATGGTACGGGATATATGGATGTCACCACTAACCTTGTGACGTTATCTCCCGGAAATACCACGCTATTTCCGGCCAACGGCACTTCACTGGTTATCCATGCCGACCCTGACGACCAGATAACCAATCCTTCCGGCAACAGTGGTGCGCGGATTGCCTGCGGGGCCATCGAGAAAAGATAA
- a CDS encoding GmrSD restriction endonuclease domain-containing protein, translated as MKATEAKLLDFLRKSPQFVIPIYQRTYSWTEKECKQLWDDILRTGSNDDISAHFIGSIVYIEKGIYQVSSQSPLLVIDGQQRLTTVTLLIAALSRALDQLDEEKREPLDGFSPRKLRNYYLLNPEEEGERHYKLILSQTDKDSLTSIVGSREQPKEYSLRVMENFKLFESWIAGCKDDLMPLCKGLAKLVVVDIALNRDQDNPQLIFESMNSTGKELSQADLIRNYILMGLEPQLQTRLYEQFWRPMEVDFGQEAYSDQFDGFMRHYLTVKTGEIPRIGEVYEAFKVHASSTKTAYAGVEALVADIQTFSRYFCAMALGKEKDPNLKLAFNDLRELRVDVAYPFLLELYYDYATGILSREDFVAAVRLIESYVFRRAICSIPTNSMNKTFATFSRYLKKDHYLKSIQVHFFQLPSYRRFPNDEEFQRELKIRDIYNFRSRSYWIRRLENYGRKERVQVDEYTIEHIMPQNENLPTAWETELGIEWKRIHETWLHTLGNLTLTGYNSEYSDRAFTEKRDIPGGFKESPLKLNKGLGQLDRWNEETIKERASRLAEIALNVWAMPKLTTDTLEAYRPKATASGYTIEDHPYLLTGTVHELFEAFRKEVLALDPCVTEEYLKLYVAYKAETNFVDVVPQAKRLILSLNLPFSDINDPRGLCKDVSDVGCWGNGDVKVGLGSLNELPYVIGLVRQSFEHQMGNGGY; from the coding sequence ATGAAAGCCACCGAAGCCAAACTTCTTGATTTTCTCAGAAAATCCCCTCAGTTTGTGATTCCCATATACCAGCGCACATACTCATGGACTGAAAAAGAGTGCAAGCAGCTATGGGATGATATTCTTCGTACAGGCAGTAACGATGATATCTCAGCTCACTTTATAGGTTCTATCGTCTACATAGAAAAAGGGATTTATCAGGTGTCCAGTCAGTCTCCTCTGCTCGTAATCGACGGCCAGCAGCGTTTGACCACAGTAACCCTGCTGATAGCTGCTCTTTCCAGAGCGCTTGACCAATTGGATGAAGAAAAACGTGAGCCTCTGGATGGATTTTCTCCGCGCAAACTGCGCAATTATTATCTGCTCAACCCGGAAGAAGAAGGAGAAAGGCACTACAAGCTTATCCTGTCGCAGACAGATAAAGACTCACTCACCTCTATTGTCGGCAGCAGAGAGCAGCCAAAAGAGTACTCTCTGAGGGTGATGGAGAATTTCAAACTTTTTGAATCATGGATTGCCGGGTGTAAAGACGATCTCATGCCCCTGTGTAAAGGGCTAGCCAAGCTTGTAGTGGTGGATATTGCACTTAACCGCGATCAGGACAACCCGCAGCTTATTTTTGAAAGCATGAACTCAACCGGTAAAGAGCTCAGCCAGGCTGACCTGATCCGCAACTATATTCTGATGGGGCTGGAACCGCAGTTGCAGACAAGGCTTTATGAACAGTTCTGGCGGCCAATGGAAGTGGATTTTGGACAGGAAGCCTACAGTGACCAGTTCGACGGTTTCATGCGCCACTATTTGACTGTTAAAACCGGAGAGATTCCCAGAATAGGGGAAGTGTATGAGGCGTTTAAAGTTCACGCCAGTTCCACAAAAACGGCATATGCAGGAGTAGAAGCGCTTGTAGCCGACATCCAGACCTTTTCCCGCTACTTCTGCGCTATGGCGCTCGGAAAAGAGAAAGATCCGAATTTGAAACTTGCATTCAACGACTTACGCGAGCTTAGAGTAGATGTAGCTTATCCATTCTTGCTCGAACTTTATTATGACTATGCAACCGGAATACTCTCAAGAGAAGATTTTGTTGCAGCAGTTCGGCTGATCGAATCCTATGTGTTCCGGCGTGCTATCTGTTCTATTCCCACAAACTCGATGAACAAGACCTTTGCAACCTTTTCCAGATATCTAAAAAAGGATCATTATCTCAAAAGCATCCAAGTACACTTTTTTCAGTTGCCTTCATATCGCCGCTTTCCAAACGATGAGGAGTTCCAGCGTGAATTGAAAATCCGGGACATCTACAACTTCCGAAGCCGCAGCTATTGGATCAGACGTTTGGAAAACTACGGACGTAAAGAACGTGTGCAGGTAGATGAGTACACTATCGAGCATATAATGCCTCAGAATGAGAATCTCCCCACTGCCTGGGAAACAGAACTTGGCATAGAGTGGAAACGAATTCATGAAACGTGGCTGCATACCCTTGGCAACCTCACACTCACTGGCTACAATTCAGAATATAGTGACAGGGCTTTCACAGAGAAACGTGACATACCTGGCGGTTTTAAGGAAAGCCCGCTCAAACTCAATAAAGGACTTGGTCAGCTCGACCGGTGGAATGAAGAGACTATCAAAGAAAGGGCAAGCAGGCTGGCAGAAATAGCTCTTAATGTATGGGCAATGCCAAAACTGACTACCGATACCCTTGAGGCGTACAGGCCAAAGGCTACAGCATCTGGTTACACAATTGAAGACCATCCATACCTGTTAACGGGAACAGTGCATGAGCTTTTCGAAGCCTTCCGCAAGGAAGTCTTGGCTCTTGATCCCTGTGTAACCGAGGAGTATCTCAAGCTTTATGTCGCCTATAAAGCTGAGACTAATTTTGTGGATGTGGTACCACAAGCTAAACGGCTGATCCTGTCGCTCAATCTGCCTTTTTCTGATATAAACGACCCAAGAGGACTCTGCAAGGATGTTTCCGATGTTGGTTGCTGGGGTAATGGCGACGTAAAAGTAGGCCTAGGATCACTGAACGAACTGCCCTATGTAATAGGTCTGGTGCGGCAATCTTTCGAACACCAGATGGGTAACGGAGGATATTAA
- a CDS encoding ArsR family transcriptional regulator, translating into MNISDLAELLSLHHSTVSKAISSLESEGFVLKEKKGNHVFVRRSDSLHAQSLVDILNEFPMLPLSKLLTPSSLHVISVLEPPRSITEVSEITGLDRSTVSAAISRLAKYGIVIKANSKFLLSSRQTLFENFVDNYFKYKTNMNLRAVSQNGMLIWQRGPEFLFKAENLNTDFGSDLKNKIHPTAISIFPNYGFDVITDMKYYFFRKKSPCEEEFFIHTILIDPYSPIYNSYALALVPRLGSKNLLKYAIYYDIEAHVRNLLEYIDKKEKRSDFVLPWNEYQELLESLV; encoded by the coding sequence ATGAACATATCGGATCTTGCAGAGCTTTTAAGCCTGCATCATTCTACAGTATCGAAAGCTATAAGTTCGCTAGAAAGTGAAGGCTTCGTGCTTAAAGAAAAAAAGGGAAACCATGTATTCGTCCGACGCTCGGATTCGCTGCATGCACAATCTCTGGTAGATATTTTAAATGAGTTTCCAATGCTCCCATTGAGCAAACTTTTAACTCCTTCTTCTTTGCACGTTATCTCCGTATTGGAACCTCCGCGCAGTATTACTGAGGTCTCTGAAATAACTGGTCTTGATAGATCTACGGTATCTGCGGCAATATCAAGACTTGCAAAATACGGGATCGTGATTAAGGCAAATAGCAAGTTTCTCCTGAGCAGCCGCCAGACCCTTTTTGAAAACTTTGTTGACAATTATTTTAAGTATAAGACAAATATGAACCTGAGAGCTGTTTCTCAAAATGGGATGTTGATATGGCAAAGAGGTCCGGAATTTCTGTTCAAAGCGGAAAACCTGAACACTGATTTTGGATCAGATTTGAAAAATAAAATCCACCCTACAGCTATCAGTATTTTCCCTAATTACGGCTTCGATGTGATAACCGACATGAAATACTACTTCTTCAGGAAAAAATCACCATGTGAAGAAGAATTCTTTATCCATACAATTTTAATCGACCCTTACAGCCCTATTTACAATTCATATGCTCTTGCACTTGTCCCCAGGCTTGGATCAAAAAATTTGTTAAAGTATGCCATTTATTACGATATTGAAGCTCACGTCAGGAACCTTCTTGAGTATATCGACAAAAAAGAGAAAAGAAGCGACTTTGTTCTTCCCTGGAATGAATATCAGGAACTGCTTGAAAGCTTGGTGTAA
- a CDS encoding restriction endonuclease subunit S yields the protein MSPWPHQPIISLGTIITGSTPKTSEEHFYGGDIPFVTPAELDQTDPIMNAARTLSETGSQESRLLPEGTVMVCCIGSLGKVGIAGRTVASNQQINSVIFDPKIIWPRFGFYACRLLKSRLEVLAPATTVPIVNKSKFGQLEIPVPPLPEQKRIADILDRAEALRAKRRVALEHLDELTQAIFIDMFGDSVSNPMGWKRYPLKHCVNHIQIGPFGSLLHKEDYVFGGIPLINPTHIENGKIVPDVNQSITVQKLAELQLYQLQQGDVIMGRRGEMGRCAIVGSEHNGTLCGTGSLFIRPDESKAIAMYLQATLSSESMRKHLEGFSLGATLPNLNRGIVGELAISLPPIELQKEFSHHIESIEKLKTTYKSSLTEIDELFLSLQYRAFRGEL from the coding sequence GAGCATTTCTATGGTGGGGACATCCCTTTCGTAACACCTGCTGAGCTTGATCAAACTGATCCTATTATGAATGCTGCAAGAACCTTGAGTGAAACAGGTTCTCAAGAATCACGCTTGCTTCCAGAAGGTACAGTTATGGTCTGCTGTATAGGTTCTCTGGGGAAAGTAGGAATTGCAGGAAGAACAGTTGCAAGTAATCAGCAAATCAACTCTGTAATTTTTGATCCCAAAATCATTTGGCCCCGTTTTGGTTTTTATGCCTGCCGTCTACTGAAATCCAGACTTGAAGTATTGGCACCCGCAACGACAGTACCCATTGTCAACAAGTCAAAGTTTGGACAACTTGAAATTCCTGTTCCTCCCTTACCAGAGCAAAAAAGAATTGCAGATATTCTGGACCGTGCGGAGGCTCTTCGAGCTAAACGTCGAGTAGCTCTTGAACATCTTGATGAACTTACTCAAGCTATTTTCATAGATATGTTCGGTGACTCAGTATCAAATCCAATGGGATGGAAGAGATATCCTTTAAAACACTGTGTAAATCATATTCAAATCGGTCCTTTTGGATCACTTCTGCATAAAGAGGACTACGTTTTCGGTGGTATTCCACTCATAAATCCTACGCATATTGAAAATGGGAAAATTGTTCCCGACGTAAACCAGTCTATCACTGTGCAAAAACTTGCTGAACTTCAACTTTACCAACTTCAACAAGGTGATGTGATCATGGGTCGTCGAGGAGAAATGGGTCGGTGCGCAATCGTGGGGTCAGAGCACAATGGAACGCTCTGTGGCACAGGATCACTTTTTATCCGTCCTGATGAGAGCAAAGCTATTGCTATGTACCTTCAAGCAACGCTTTCAAGTGAGAGTATGCGTAAGCATTTGGAAGGGTTTTCACTTGGAGCCACACTACCGAATTTGAATCGAGGAATTGTTGGAGAATTGGCTATTTCTCTGCCACCAATTGAATTGCAAAAAGAATTCAGCCATCACATTGAATCCATTGAGAAATTAAAAACAACTTACAAATCCTCGTTGACAGAGATTGATGAGCTTTTCTTATCTCTTCAATATCGCGCCTTCAGGGGGGAACTGTAA